The proteins below are encoded in one region of Silene latifolia isolate original U9 population chromosome 2, ASM4854445v1, whole genome shotgun sequence:
- the LOC141643074 gene encoding uncharacterized protein LOC141643074 encodes MDANAMEESMNFNKEDILKALEVVERDSIAIADSYTSLFASLRLALSQVTNTSVDHLECFSDAAGKLQESAIDAATRGNRFIHSCLRLNEEMKDMDSLAAQIKLLRRNVDALDSAVNRVLRIT; translated from the exons ATGGATGCAAACGCTATGGAAGAATCAATGAATTTCAACAAAGAAGACATCTTGAAAGCACTTGAAGTGGTAGAAAGAGACTCCATTGCCATTGCTGACAGTTATACTTCTCTTTTTGCTTCTCTTCGATTAGCACTTTCCCAG GTTACCAACACTTCGGTAGATCATTTGGAATGCTTCAGTGATGCTGCTGGAAAGCTTCAAGAATCtg CTATTGATGCAGCAACAAGAGGGAATCGTTTTATACATTCATGTCTTCG ATTGAATGAGGAAATGAAAGACATGGACAGTTTAGCAGCACAGAT CAAATTGTTGAGGAGGAATGTGGATGCTTTAGACTCAGCAGTGAACCGTGTTCTCCGTATCACATGA